In a single window of the Dreissena polymorpha isolate Duluth1 chromosome 3, UMN_Dpol_1.0, whole genome shotgun sequence genome:
- the LOC127872002 gene encoding vitelline membrane outer layer protein 1 homolog isoform X1, with translation MMSHYVVASLTLLWTCHAQISRTVTDTLRVANGGVWGTWTTDEFCPPNQFAVGYDMKIEDYQFTGDDTSLNAIKLVCSDIEGNHFGQNSITSGQSQFGAWKGRVTCNQPIGTAAFLTAFDLEVEGDQGRLDDTAAGWVKFKCTNMADDSVQDLNKDPGQSFVGAWGGWSSFCSRGSAICGLKTRIESNQGSGDDTALNDVIFYCCSVTGSGFLVGK, from the exons ATGATGTCACATTACGTCGTCGCCTCGCTAACGTTGCTATGGACGTGTCACGCCCAGATCTCGCGCACGGTGACGGACACGCTTCGG GTTGCTAATGGAGGTGTGTGGGGGACCTGGACCACGGACGAGTTCTGTCCACCTAACCAGTTCGCGGTCGGGTACGACATGAAG ATTGAGGATTACCAGTTTACCGGGGACGACACGTCTCTGAACGCGATCAAGCTCGTCTGTTCGGATATCGAGGGAAATCATTTCGGACAGAACAGCATCACTTCCGGTCAATCTCAGTTTGGCGCATGGAAGGGTCGCGTGACATGCAACCAGCCAATCGGAACCGCCGCCTTCTTGACGGCCTTTGACCTGGAAGTGGAAGGAGAT CAAGGTCGCCTAGACGACACCGCAGCAGGCTGGGTGAAGTTCAAGTGTACTAACATGGCGGACGACAGCGTTCAGGACCTGAACAAGGATCCGGGTCAGAGCTTCGTCGGGGCCTGGGGAGGCTGGAGCTCTTTCTGTTCCCGAG GCTCGGCAATTTGCGGCCTCAAGACACGAATTGAGTCGAATCAGGGTAGTGGTGACGACACAGCgcttaatgacgtcattttttactgCTGCAGCGTGACTGGAAGTGGCTTTCTTGTTGGGAAATAA